A single genomic interval of Pyruvatibacter sp. HU-CL02332 harbors:
- a CDS encoding phosphoenolpyruvate carboxykinase, which translates to MTQTGPKVSSYGLDKMGFSDIRAQHWNHGAASLVEMSLERTEGKLAAEGPLVVKTGSHTGRSAQDKFIVRTDDTENTIWWDNNKGMTQEAFDTLHADMLAHAKGKELFVQDLFGGADKDHRLPTRVVTEFAWHSLFIQHLLIEPTSEELETFEPQFKIIDLPSFKADPERHGCRSETVIACDFTNQVVLIAGTSYAGEMKKSVFSMLNYKLPPKKIMPMHCSVNTGKDGDSAIFFGLSGTGKTTLSADPDRKLIGDDEHGWGPNGLFNFEGGCYAKMIKLSATAEPEIFSTTKRFATVLENVVMDEDTRQLDFNDATLTENTRGAYPIKYIPNASLSGITGQPNTIIMLTADAFGVLPPIAKLTPSQAMYHFLSGYTAKVAGTEKGVTEPEATFSTCFGAPFMSRHPSEYGNLLRDLIHEHKVNCWLVNTGWTGGVYGVGHRMPIKETRALLNAALDGSLMNADMRTDANFGFEVPVSVHGVDDRLLNPRDTWADGDAYDKQARALVNMFIENFQKFEEHVDPDVREAAPASAAAAE; encoded by the coding sequence GTGACACAGACCGGTCCTAAGGTTTCAAGCTACGGCCTCGATAAAATGGGCTTTTCCGACATCAGGGCTCAACACTGGAACCATGGCGCCGCGTCCCTCGTCGAAATGTCTCTGGAGCGCACCGAAGGCAAGCTCGCCGCTGAAGGCCCGCTTGTCGTCAAGACCGGCTCCCACACCGGCCGTTCCGCTCAGGACAAATTCATCGTTCGCACCGACGACACCGAGAACACCATCTGGTGGGACAACAACAAGGGCATGACCCAGGAGGCCTTCGACACCCTCCACGCTGACATGCTGGCCCACGCCAAAGGCAAAGAGCTTTTCGTGCAGGACCTGTTCGGCGGTGCCGACAAGGACCACCGTTTGCCAACTCGCGTTGTCACCGAGTTTGCCTGGCACTCGCTGTTCATTCAGCACCTGCTGATCGAGCCGACCAGCGAAGAGCTTGAAACCTTCGAGCCGCAGTTCAAGATCATCGATCTGCCAAGCTTCAAGGCTGACCCTGAGCGCCATGGCTGCCGCTCTGAAACAGTGATCGCCTGCGACTTCACCAATCAGGTCGTCCTGATTGCCGGCACGTCCTATGCAGGCGAAATGAAGAAGTCCGTCTTCTCCATGCTCAACTACAAGCTGCCGCCGAAAAAGATCATGCCGATGCACTGCTCGGTCAACACCGGCAAGGACGGCGACAGCGCCATCTTCTTCGGCCTCTCCGGCACCGGCAAGACAACGCTCTCAGCTGATCCCGACCGCAAGCTCATCGGTGATGACGAGCACGGCTGGGGACCAAACGGCCTCTTCAACTTTGAAGGCGGCTGCTACGCCAAGATGATCAAGCTCTCTGCGACAGCAGAACCTGAAATCTTCTCCACCACAAAGCGCTTTGCGACCGTGCTCGAAAATGTGGTGATGGACGAGGACACCCGCCAGCTTGATTTCAACGACGCGACCCTGACGGAAAACACCCGCGGCGCGTATCCGATCAAATATATTCCTAATGCCAGCCTGTCGGGCATTACCGGCCAGCCCAACACCATCATCATGCTTACAGCTGATGCCTTCGGTGTGCTGCCCCCTATCGCCAAGCTCACGCCGAGCCAGGCCATGTATCACTTCCTGTCCGGCTATACCGCCAAGGTTGCCGGCACTGAAAAGGGCGTGACCGAGCCGGAAGCCACGTTCTCAACCTGCTTTGGTGCGCCCTTCATGTCGCGCCACCCAAGCGAATACGGCAATCTGCTGCGTGATCTCATCCATGAGCACAAAGTGAACTGCTGGCTTGTGAACACCGGCTGGACCGGCGGCGTCTATGGCGTTGGCCACCGTATGCCGATCAAGGAAACACGTGCGCTTCTCAATGCCGCTCTTGATGGCAGCCTGATGAATGCGGACATGCGCACCGACGCCAACTTCGGCTTCGAAGTGCCTGTTTCAGTGCATGGTGTTGATGATCGCCTGCTGAACCCGCGTGACACATGGGCCGATGGCGATGCCTACGACAAGCAGGCCCGCGCTCTGGTCAACATGTTCATCGAAAACTTCCAGAAGTTTGAAGAGCACGTTGATCCGGATGTCCGTGAAGCAGCTCCGGCATCTGCCGCCGCTGCTGAATAA
- a CDS encoding HPr family phosphocarrier protein — protein sequence MSAPDDKQGDTPQGGNLSRDLTITNARGLHARASARFVNLAESFDADIRVSRDGQTVAGTSIMGLMMLAASKGCGIKVQASGPQAEAAMEALSKLVTDNFGEE from the coding sequence ATGAGTGCGCCGGACGACAAGCAGGGCGATACGCCCCAGGGGGGCAATCTGTCCCGTGACCTCACAATCACAAATGCCCGTGGCCTGCATGCCCGGGCATCGGCGCGGTTTGTGAATCTGGCGGAATCATTTGATGCGGATATCCGCGTATCCCGTGATGGACAGACAGTTGCCGGCACATCGATCATGGGGCTGATGATGCTGGCTGCCTCGAAAGGCTGCGGCATCAAAGTGCAGGCGTCAGGCCCTCAGGCAGAGGCGGCCATGGAAGCGCTCAGCAAGCTGGTGACAGATAATTTCGGTGAGGAATGA
- the map gene encoding type I methionyl aminopeptidase produces MTIDNDDDLQGLKKSGRLVADILQCMVRAAEPGMTTRELDSIGAAMMDRAGARSAPALTYDFPGATCISRNEVCAHGIPGDDVIQAGDLINIDVSLELDGYFADTGASFSVPPVTPAIAALCKAGRMALEQSVRQVKTGARFNVIGRTVESVAAKRGFTVIDNLASHGVGRALHEEPREIPTWYDKHDRRRITEGLVFTIEPFLSTGATQVDELDDGWSLFTPKGTLAVQYEHTLVATRRGPIVVTQLPDAA; encoded by the coding sequence ATGACCATCGACAATGATGACGATCTGCAAGGCCTGAAAAAATCCGGGCGGCTGGTTGCGGACATTTTGCAGTGCATGGTGCGCGCGGCCGAACCCGGCATGACGACCCGGGAGCTGGACAGCATCGGGGCCGCGATGATGGATCGCGCCGGTGCCCGCTCCGCCCCCGCCCTTACCTATGATTTTCCCGGCGCCACCTGCATCAGTCGGAACGAAGTCTGCGCCCATGGCATTCCTGGTGATGACGTCATTCAGGCGGGCGACCTCATCAACATTGATGTGTCGTTGGAGCTTGATGGCTACTTTGCGGACACAGGCGCGAGTTTCAGTGTGCCGCCGGTGACACCCGCCATTGCCGCCCTGTGCAAGGCTGGCCGCATGGCGCTGGAGCAATCCGTACGGCAGGTCAAAACCGGAGCGCGGTTCAATGTCATCGGGCGCACGGTTGAGAGTGTTGCAGCCAAGCGTGGCTTTACGGTGATCGACAATCTTGCCAGCCATGGCGTCGGGCGGGCACTGCATGAAGAGCCACGTGAAATTCCAACCTGGTATGACAAGCATGACCGCCGCCGGATAACGGAAGGTCTTGTCTTCACCATTGAGCCGTTTCTCTCCACCGGTGCCACGCAAGTGGATGAACTGGATGACGGCTGGAGCCTGTTTACGCCCAAGGGCACGCTGGCCGTGCAGTACGAGCACACGCTCGTCGCCACACGGCGTGGACCTATCGTGGTGACGCAATTGCCGGATGCTGCCTGA
- a CDS encoding sensor histidine kinase: MADTPRSSSSSNGRLPGWLASARDFVMPLTARARRTLNDLQVRGRFSTLTRRIVAFNVLALALLAAGILYVNQFQAGLIDQRVQNLRAQGEIIAGALAEAATIELETQIIVPDGPIPQIDLTVAARQAPIDPQRAAAILRRLVLPTDARARLYNTNGVIVVDSQFIDTGRDVISYELPPPQDDDFTLVDWFNVLVSGLLRGSDVPPYEELPGDKGLSYKEVRGALRAEPTSMVRENDRGQLIVSIAVPVQRFKAVMGALLLSTEGGDIDALVRAERMAVLRVFGVLMVVSVLLAILLAGTIAAPIRRLAEAAERVRHQRHTRVEIPDFRDRRDEIGELSGTLRDMTRELYARIDATERFAADVAHELKNPLTSLRSAIETLSIAKDDKAREQLRAIIADDVTRLDRLITDISEASRIDAEMSRAEAVPIDLTEVLATFVRNYTQSRDGAETRGVRVTFDTSTPSTQPFVAEVIELRFGQVLANLVDNAVSFSPDGGTVVLAIKRNGGDIDITVEDSGPGIRPENLETIFKRFYTDRPEPDAFGKNSGLGLSISRQIMQALGGSLDAENATDENGKTTGARFIIRLPAK, from the coding sequence ATGGCGGACACACCGCGCAGTTCCAGCAGCAGCAACGGTCGGCTCCCCGGCTGGCTGGCTTCAGCGCGCGATTTCGTCATGCCCCTCACCGCGCGGGCGCGGCGGACACTCAATGACCTTCAGGTGCGCGGGCGTTTCTCCACCCTCACCCGCCGCATTGTGGCCTTCAACGTGCTGGCGCTGGCTTTGCTGGCCGCGGGCATTTTGTATGTGAACCAGTTTCAGGCCGGGCTGATTGACCAAAGGGTGCAGAACCTGCGCGCGCAGGGCGAGATCATTGCCGGCGCGCTGGCAGAGGCTGCGACCATTGAGCTTGAAACACAGATCATCGTGCCCGATGGCCCGATCCCGCAGATTGATCTGACGGTTGCTGCCCGTCAGGCCCCGATTGACCCACAGCGCGCAGCCGCCATTCTGCGGCGCCTCGTCTTGCCCACGGATGCCCGGGCGCGGCTCTACAACACCAACGGCGTCATCGTTGTGGACTCACAGTTCATCGATACCGGGCGCGACGTTATTTCATACGAGCTGCCACCGCCGCAGGATGACGACTTCACGCTTGTCGACTGGTTCAACGTGCTTGTGTCCGGCCTCCTGCGCGGCTCGGATGTTCCCCCTTATGAAGAGCTGCCGGGCGACAAGGGCCTCAGCTACAAGGAAGTGCGCGGTGCATTGCGCGCAGAGCCCACCAGCATGGTGCGCGAGAATGATCGCGGGCAGTTGATTGTGTCGATTGCCGTGCCGGTTCAGCGTTTCAAGGCGGTGATGGGCGCGCTGTTGCTCTCCACTGAAGGGGGCGACATCGACGCCCTGGTGCGCGCGGAACGCATGGCCGTGTTGCGGGTGTTCGGCGTGCTGATGGTCGTGTCCGTGCTGCTGGCCATCCTGCTTGCGGGCACGATTGCAGCACCGATCCGCCGGCTGGCAGAAGCAGCCGAACGTGTGCGCCACCAGCGGCACACGCGCGTAGAAATTCCAGATTTTCGTGACAGGCGCGATGAGATCGGCGAGCTATCGGGCACGCTGCGTGACATGACGCGCGAGCTGTACGCCCGCATTGACGCGACCGAACGGTTTGCGGCGGACGTGGCCCATGAACTCAAGAACCCCCTTACCTCCTTGCGCAGCGCCATCGAGACATTATCCATCGCAAAGGATGACAAGGCGCGCGAACAGCTACGCGCAATCATTGCGGATGATGTGACACGGCTTGATCGTCTGATTACAGACATCTCAGAAGCCAGCCGCATTGATGCTGAAATGAGCCGCGCTGAGGCCGTCCCCATTGATCTGACGGAGGTTCTGGCGACCTTTGTGCGGAACTACACCCAGTCGCGCGATGGTGCTGAGACCCGCGGTGTCCGCGTGACCTTTGATACGTCCACACCGTCCACCCAGCCATTTGTTGCTGAAGTGATCGAACTACGGTTCGGGCAGGTGCTTGCCAACCTTGTGGACAATGCCGTGTCCTTCAGCCCTGACGGCGGCACGGTGGTGCTGGCGATCAAGCGCAATGGCGGTGATATCGACATCACGGTGGAAGACAGCGGCCCGGGCATTCGACCTGAAAACCTCGAGACGATTTTCAAACGATTTTACACAGACCGGCCCGAGCCTGATGCCTTTGGCAAGAACTCCGGTCTTGGCCTCTCCATTTCGCGGCAGATCATGCAGGCCCTTGGTGGGTCGCTGGACGCGGAAAACGCGACAGATGAGAACGGCAAGACGACAGGTGCCCGCTTCATCATTCGCCTGCCGGCCAAATGA
- a CDS encoding gamma-glutamyltransferase — protein MPHKGAVAAGHQVTAAAASELLEDGGNAFDAAIAALLAACVAEPVLASPGGGGFLTARSKGETRVFDFFAQTPRRKRSQGDIDFREVHVDFGSVTQAFHIGLGAAAAPGFLPGIFAVHERLGRVPMTRIAEPAIRAAKEGVSITEFQAYLFGVVDPILKATPQLRDLFTDDEGELLKAGALQKNPHLADAFDALSREGLVLATKGEIAQAMARQAEDAGGHLTLDDFRFYETATRAPLVAHAGDLMIETAPPPSSGGIMVALGLDRLEASHKRKRVPAQDLAAALLWMNALREQCNGDPDALVAIRAELKKPAKQRPQALRGTTHVSVVDADGNAASATVSNGEGCGALVPGCGFMLNNMLGEDDINPGGFHQWAENMRMCSMMAPMLAHDDRGGVTALGSGGSNRIRSALLQTVILLARGAHAEDAVMHPRIHVEGTRADGVENDGPPAKLSFEEGWPDAERDAMSKEFDIVEPWGEPNMFFGGVHIASCDANGVMEGAGDPRRAGVFQKI, from the coding sequence ATGCCTCACAAGGGAGCCGTTGCCGCAGGCCATCAGGTCACAGCGGCAGCGGCTTCTGAGCTTCTGGAGGATGGCGGCAACGCATTTGATGCCGCCATTGCAGCCTTGCTGGCAGCCTGTGTCGCCGAGCCGGTGCTCGCGTCGCCCGGCGGCGGTGGTTTCCTCACCGCCCGCTCCAAGGGCGAAACCCGCGTCTTCGATTTTTTTGCCCAGACCCCGCGCCGCAAACGGTCGCAGGGCGACATAGACTTTCGCGAAGTCCATGTGGATTTCGGCAGTGTCACCCAGGCCTTTCACATAGGGCTTGGTGCTGCAGCGGCTCCCGGGTTCCTGCCGGGCATCTTTGCGGTGCATGAGCGTCTGGGGCGTGTCCCCATGACCCGTATCGCAGAACCTGCAATTCGAGCCGCAAAGGAAGGCGTGTCGATCACAGAATTTCAGGCCTATCTCTTTGGTGTGGTGGACCCCATCCTCAAGGCAACGCCACAGCTGCGCGATCTGTTTACAGACGATGAGGGCGAGCTGCTCAAAGCGGGTGCTCTACAGAAGAACCCCCACCTCGCGGACGCCTTTGATGCCCTTTCCCGTGAAGGCCTGGTGCTGGCCACCAAGGGCGAAATCGCGCAGGCGATGGCGCGTCAGGCGGAAGACGCAGGCGGCCACCTCACCCTTGATGATTTTCGGTTTTACGAAACTGCCACCCGCGCCCCCCTCGTGGCCCATGCCGGTGACCTGATGATCGAGACGGCACCGCCACCGTCGTCAGGCGGTATCATGGTTGCCCTGGGGCTGGACCGCCTTGAAGCCTCTCACAAACGCAAGCGCGTGCCGGCCCAGGACTTGGCGGCAGCCCTGCTGTGGATGAACGCCCTGCGTGAGCAATGCAATGGTGACCCGGATGCGCTGGTGGCGATACGCGCCGAACTGAAGAAACCAGCCAAGCAACGCCCGCAGGCCTTGCGTGGGACAACCCATGTCAGCGTGGTGGATGCAGATGGAAACGCAGCCTCTGCCACCGTCTCCAACGGCGAAGGCTGTGGCGCTCTCGTGCCCGGTTGCGGCTTCATGCTCAACAACATGTTGGGCGAAGACGACATCAATCCAGGCGGCTTCCATCAGTGGGCGGAGAACATGCGCATGTGCTCCATGATGGCGCCGATGCTCGCCCATGATGACAGAGGCGGCGTTACGGCTCTGGGGTCCGGCGGGTCAAACCGCATCCGCTCGGCGCTGCTGCAAACAGTCATTCTGCTGGCCCGTGGCGCACACGCGGAAGACGCCGTCATGCATCCACGGATTCATGTAGAAGGGACACGGGCCGACGGTGTTGAGAATGATGGCCCACCCGCCAAACTCAGCTTCGAAGAAGGCTGGCCGGACGCCGAACGCGACGCCATGAGCAAGGAGTTCGACATTGTCGAGCCCTGGGGCGAGCCCAACATGTTCTTCGGCGGCGTCCACATTGCGTCATGCGACGCGAATGGTGTCATGGAAGGCGCCGGCGACCCGCGTCGGGCGGGTGTTTTCCAGAAGATCTAA
- a CDS encoding diguanylate cyclase, translated as MGKAESLVGIIQRHLIRMSALAVLLCCGLVFIAYVLADTKQEWATAVELRDPRPIAVSRLRHQLGYGGLVHHYLNSILRPGQSLEETATFDLGAVRGAMLDFQSLEMSPLERTALTIINDELDQVYIALEQMERDVYAGLTPQEAYARFDVDLDRMSNAVDTLATVTFGEFGDVPPHHQLLSEFEAAIGLDGIVHHAKAFLLTADQDHSDRANEAVMRAEALLSQLRDRAVSNAEREAVRVIGQTVNDYAAGIALAIDMVEQGKSPIEIDDAIRVDDMPAISAYATLMSFEMARLERGTEAVGRGLFSAQLTAVLLIILFLIPFVVLFVRISLSLIRVVPQWGKTLSIVADGLAKEEFEKNQDFTGLPSELAALEEPFAAIRRTLWFRKEQALEGEAQVDSMAAETEQLTTKIAGVRDDLRTATKRADEAEKEAAKASQDVEMMGGVIEAMSHGVLATRGFDGILFWNLRLSELLGVPPDWFSRDRSLHELLLYLATRGDFGKGDPTETVQKVISFVGEKLTEGVLRHDLSLQGGVERVIALEIVRRGDGTIVFSATDITARHELAVAMEQQAISDPLTGLANRTALNDFTSSMLKHAKRSGEKAAILALDLDGFKPINDHYGHGAGDEVLVELSNRLSEEVRETDFVARTGGDEFILVLLHLDDGLGAARFATRLLRAIEVPVRLSSGEDVSVSGSIGISVFPDNAEDLELLYRNADEALYAAKGAGRNCVKTYDEIAVISEDVEDVAESA; from the coding sequence GTGGGTAAGGCAGAGTCACTTGTTGGGATCATTCAGCGGCATCTGATCAGGATGTCGGCGCTGGCTGTCCTGTTGTGCTGTGGGCTGGTGTTCATTGCCTATGTGTTGGCAGACACCAAGCAGGAATGGGCTACCGCCGTTGAGCTGCGCGATCCGCGACCCATCGCGGTCAGTCGGCTGCGTCACCAGCTGGGCTATGGCGGGCTGGTCCATCACTATCTCAATTCGATTTTGCGGCCCGGCCAGTCGCTGGAAGAAACCGCGACATTTGACCTGGGCGCTGTCCGCGGCGCCATGCTGGATTTTCAGTCGCTCGAAATGAGCCCCCTGGAACGCACGGCGCTCACAATCATCAACGATGAACTCGATCAGGTGTACATCGCTCTGGAACAGATGGAGCGCGATGTCTACGCGGGCCTGACGCCGCAAGAGGCCTATGCCCGCTTTGATGTTGACCTCGATCGCATGTCGAACGCGGTTGATACGCTGGCGACGGTGACCTTTGGCGAGTTTGGCGACGTGCCGCCGCACCATCAGCTATTGTCCGAGTTTGAAGCGGCGATCGGACTGGACGGCATCGTCCACCATGCAAAAGCATTCCTCCTGACAGCGGACCAGGACCACTCCGACCGGGCCAACGAGGCCGTGATGCGTGCAGAAGCACTGCTCTCTCAGCTACGAGACCGCGCGGTATCAAATGCAGAGCGCGAGGCCGTACGTGTTATCGGACAGACCGTAAATGACTATGCCGCTGGCATTGCCCTGGCCATTGACATGGTAGAGCAGGGCAAATCTCCGATAGAAATCGACGATGCCATCCGCGTGGATGACATGCCGGCCATCAGTGCCTACGCGACTCTGATGAGCTTTGAAATGGCTCGTCTGGAACGTGGCACCGAAGCGGTGGGGCGCGGACTGTTTTCCGCGCAGCTGACGGCAGTCCTGCTTATCATCCTGTTCCTCATTCCTTTCGTCGTTCTGTTCGTGCGCATTTCACTCAGCCTCATTCGCGTGGTGCCGCAATGGGGTAAGACCCTCAGCATTGTTGCTGACGGTCTGGCAAAAGAAGAATTTGAAAAGAACCAGGACTTCACCGGTCTACCGTCGGAGTTGGCGGCGCTGGAAGAGCCATTTGCAGCCATCCGCCGCACGCTTTGGTTCCGCAAGGAGCAGGCGCTTGAAGGCGAGGCCCAGGTGGACTCCATGGCTGCCGAAACCGAGCAGCTCACAACCAAGATTGCCGGTGTCCGTGACGACCTGCGGACGGCGACCAAGCGTGCGGACGAAGCCGAGAAAGAAGCTGCCAAGGCCAGCCAGGACGTAGAGATGATGGGCGGGGTCATCGAGGCCATGTCCCATGGCGTGCTTGCGACCCGCGGCTTTGACGGGATCCTGTTCTGGAATTTGCGCTTGAGCGAATTGCTCGGCGTTCCCCCGGACTGGTTCTCCCGCGATCGTTCACTTCACGAGTTGTTGCTGTATCTGGCAACCCGCGGCGACTTTGGGAAAGGTGACCCCACCGAGACTGTGCAGAAAGTGATCAGTTTCGTGGGCGAGAAACTGACCGAAGGTGTCCTGCGCCATGACCTGTCCCTGCAAGGCGGCGTAGAGCGCGTCATCGCATTGGAAATCGTGCGCCGCGGCGACGGAACCATTGTGTTCTCCGCCACCGACATTACGGCCCGCCATGAACTGGCAGTGGCCATGGAACAGCAGGCCATTTCCGATCCGCTGACCGGGCTTGCCAACCGCACGGCGCTCAACGACTTCACGTCATCAATGCTGAAGCACGCCAAGCGCTCCGGCGAGAAGGCGGCGATCCTCGCGCTGGATCTTGATGGGTTCAAACCCATCAACGATCACTACGGCCACGGTGCCGGTGACGAAGTGCTTGTGGAACTGTCCAACCGCCTGAGCGAAGAAGTGCGCGAAACAGACTTCGTGGCACGAACCGGCGGGGACGAATTCATTCTGGTGCTCCTGCACCTCGATGATGGTCTGGGCGCGGCACGCTTTGCGACCCGCCTGCTGCGCGCCATCGAAGTGCCGGTTCGCCTGTCATCGGGAGAAGATGTGAGCGTATCCGGTAGCATCGGTATCTCGGTCTTCCCGGACAACGCGGAAGATCTGGAGCTTCTCTATCGCAATGCTGACGAAGCGCTATATGCCGCCAAAGGTGCCGGGCGTAACTGCGTCAAGACCTATGACGAGATAGCGGTCATCAGTGAAGACGTGGAAGACGTTGCTGAAAGCGCCTAG
- a CDS encoding response regulator transcription factor codes for MPTVALVDDDRNILTSVQMALEAEGFTVRTYSDGAAALEGLAGKPCDVGVFDIKMPRMDGMELLRKLRQTSEMPVIFLTSKDDEIDELFGLKLGADDYIKKPFSQRLLIERIRAVLRRGSPKDSSGNGNGKSSNSNGELTSTTEAQGVIERGRLEMDPERHACTWGGKPVTLTVTEFLILHSLAQRPGYVKSRDALMDAAYDDQVYVDDRTIDSHIKRLRKKFKAVDTEFDAIETLYGVGYRYKEE; via the coding sequence ATGCCCACAGTTGCCCTGGTGGACGATGACCGCAACATCCTGACATCGGTGCAAATGGCACTGGAAGCGGAAGGCTTCACCGTGCGCACCTATAGCGACGGCGCTGCCGCCCTTGAGGGGCTGGCTGGCAAGCCGTGCGATGTTGGCGTGTTCGACATCAAGATGCCGCGCATGGACGGCATGGAACTGCTGCGCAAGCTGCGCCAGACCAGCGAGATGCCGGTCATTTTCCTGACCTCCAAGGACGACGAGATTGATGAACTGTTCGGCCTCAAGCTGGGCGCGGATGATTACATCAAGAAGCCGTTCTCCCAGCGCCTGTTGATTGAGCGCATTCGTGCCGTCCTGCGGCGCGGGTCGCCCAAGGACAGCTCGGGCAACGGCAACGGAAAAAGTTCCAACAGCAATGGCGAACTGACCTCCACAACCGAAGCCCAGGGTGTGATTGAGCGCGGACGGCTGGAGATGGATCCCGAGCGCCACGCCTGCACATGGGGCGGCAAGCCGGTGACACTGACGGTGACCGAATTCCTGATCCTGCACTCCCTGGCGCAGCGGCCCGGCTATGTGAAGAGCCGTGACGCACTTATGGATGCGGCATATGACGATCAGGTCTATGTGGATGACCGCACCATCGACAGCCACATCAAGCGGCTGCGTAAAAAGTTCAAGGCCGTTGATACTGAGTTTGACGCCATCGAAACGCTGTATGGCGTCGGTTATCGCTACAAGGAAGAGTAG
- a CDS encoding PTS sugar transporter subunit IIA — protein MIGLVLVTHGHLATEFAAAMEHVVGPQSNTRAICIGPDDDMEERRKEIISAVGAVETGDGVILLTDMFGGTPSNLAISVMEQANVEVLAGINLPMLIKLASVRVDTPLAEAAAMAQESGRKYINIASELLANDK, from the coding sequence ATGATCGGTCTTGTACTTGTTACCCACGGACATCTGGCCACAGAGTTTGCTGCTGCTATGGAGCATGTGGTTGGTCCGCAATCGAATACCCGCGCCATCTGCATCGGACCGGATGACGACATGGAGGAGCGCCGCAAGGAGATCATCTCCGCCGTCGGCGCTGTTGAAACCGGCGATGGCGTCATTTTGCTGACGGACATGTTCGGCGGCACACCGTCGAACCTTGCCATCTCCGTCATGGAGCAGGCCAATGTGGAAGTGCTGGCAGGCATCAACCTGCCGATGCTGATCAAGCTTGCCAGCGTCAGAGTGGATACACCTCTTGCCGAGGCGGCTGCCATGGCGCAGGAATCAGGCCGCAAATACATCAACATTGCCAGCGAACTCCTGGCGAACGACAAATAA
- a CDS encoding HPr kinase/phosphatase C-terminal domain-containing protein — translation MTDTHHATCVARRGRAALLRGPSGSGKSDLAFRFLETYADAWLIADDQVILSGAGSHVYASGPNVLKGLLEVRGLGIVSRAVPADAKLFPVALIVDMTPNQALPRIAEPHFETVNGVDLPVIPLAAFEVSAPQKLALALETIGQGHFPGDDGRMS, via the coding sequence ATGACGGACACGCATCACGCAACCTGCGTCGCCCGTCGCGGACGCGCCGCCTTGCTGCGCGGCCCTTCAGGGTCGGGCAAGTCCGACCTTGCCTTCCGTTTTCTGGAGACCTACGCGGATGCATGGCTCATTGCCGATGATCAGGTGATCCTGTCAGGCGCGGGGTCGCATGTTTACGCGTCGGGCCCCAATGTCCTCAAAGGGCTTCTTGAGGTCCGGGGTCTGGGCATTGTCAGTCGTGCGGTGCCGGCGGATGCCAAACTTTTTCCAGTTGCCCTGATTGTGGATATGACGCCGAACCAAGCCCTCCCGCGTATTGCGGAGCCTCATTTTGAGACCGTGAATGGCGTTGATTTGCCGGTTATCCCCTTGGCAGCATTCGAGGTTTCAGCCCCGCAAAAACTCGCGCTGGCGCTTGAAACCATCGGCCAGGGGCACTTTCCCGGCGACGATGGTCGTATGAGCTGA